The Chiloscyllium punctatum isolate Juve2018m chromosome 42, sChiPun1.3, whole genome shotgun sequence genome includes a region encoding these proteins:
- the nr1d1 gene encoding nuclear receptor subfamily 1 group D member 1 isoform X1, with protein MDSNNTGGVITYIGPNSTSSSPVLLYSDNSNSSFQSVSQSCSPLPPSPNSSGSQDGKHYKSNSSGSGEDCPTIGPFSNLKLSTDDGNTISTTKNSSSITKISGMILLCKVCGDVASGFHYGVHACEGCKGFFRRSIQQNIQYKKCLKNENCTIMRINRNRCQQCRFKKCLAVGMSRDAVRFGRIPKREKQRMLAEMQSAMNNMVNNQLNGELQNDIQPQQQNWQHQPPLAAPVHPPQQERSSPSLHPQQQHNPQQLYCPSTEASMEEVIYSISRAHKETFTYAHDKLKQTSTVCRHNSELMNHNANCCLNGYHVNGMNTIYHQENNIFHKTNNSGLKKMCYPSSFSNGHTNGHMSGHYQNQINGNKLHTRNSYSANDEIETGNGRTCPWKGANSVILACPMNIRPHVDGNRSVQQIWEDFSLSFTPAVKEVVEFAKLIPGFKDLSQHDQVILLKAGTFEVLMVRFASLFNMKEQTVTFISGTTYSIEELRGMRMGDLLNSMFDFSEKLSSLHLSEEELGLFTAVVLVSADRSGIENVGSVEQLQETLIRVLRALVMKNYPNEASRFTKLLLKLPDLRTLNNMHSEKLLAFRIDP; from the exons ATGGATTCCAACAACACAG GTGGAGTGATCACTTACATTGGACCAAACAGTACCTCTTCAAGTCCAGTACTGTTGTACAGTGATAATTCCAACAGCAGTTTCCAGTCTGTGTCTCAATCATGTTCCCCATTACCACCATCACCCAACAGTTCTGGCTCCCAGGATGGCAAACACTACAAGAGTAACTCTTCAGGATCTGGAGAGGATTGTCCAACCATCGGGCCGTTCAGCAACCTGAAGCTTTCCACTGATGATGGGAACACCATTTCCACCACAAAAAATAGCTCTAGCATTACCA AAATCAGTGGAATGATTCTGCTGTGTAAAGTGTGTGGTGATGTAGCCTCTGGTTTCCATTATGGAGTGCATGCCTGTGAAGGTTGTAAG GGCTTCTTCAGGAGGAGTATTCAGCAGAACATCCAGTACAAGAAGTGCCTCAAGAATGAGAACTGCACTATCATGCGAATCAACAGGAACCGTTGCCAGCAGTGTCGCTTCAAGAAGTGTCTTGCTGTTGGCATGTCCAGGGATG CTGTGCGTTTTGGGCGCATTCCCAAGAGGGAGAAGCAACGGATGCTGGCGGAAATGCAGAGTGCCATGAATAATATGGTGAACAACCAGCTGAATGGGGAGCTACAGAATGATATCCAACCCCAGCAGCAGAACTGGCAACACCAGCCTCCACTGGCAGCTCCTGTCCACCCACCTCAGCAGGAGCGGTCATCCCCCAGTCTCCATCCCCAGCAACAACACAACCCACAGCAGTTATACTGTCCCAGCACTGAAGCCTCAATGGAAGAAGTCATCTATTCTATTTCCAGGGCACATAAGGAGACCTTCACTTATGCCCATGACAAGTTAAAGCAGACAAGCACTGTCTGCCGACACAACAGTGAACTGATGAACCACAATGCCAATTGCTGCCTGAATGGGTACCACGTCAATGGGATGAACACCATCTATCATCAGGAGAACAACATTTTCCATAAAACTAATAACAGTGGACTGAAGAAGATGTGCTACCCATCTTCTTTCTCAAATGGTCACACTAATGGACACATGAGTGGACATTACCAAAACCAGATCAACGGAAACAAATTACACACTAGAAACTCGTATAGTGCCAATGACGAGATAGAGACTGGCAATGGGAGGACCTGCCCATGGAAAGGAGCAAACAGTGTTATCCTG GCCTGCCCGATGAACATTCGGCCACATGTAGATGGCAATCGGTCAGTGCAACAGATCTGGGAGGACTTTTCCTTGAGTTTCACACCAGCTGTCAAAGAAGTGGTCGAGTTTGCAAAACTTATTCCGGGTTTCAAGGACCTGTCCCAGCACGACCAGGTCATTCTGCTGAAAGCCGGCACTTTCGAG GTTCTGATGGTGAGATTTGCATCACTCTTTAACATGAAGGAACAGACTGTCACTTTTATCAGTGGAACCACCTACTCCATCGAAGAACTGCGGGGCATGAGGATGGGAGACCTGCTCAACTCTATGTTTGACTTCAGCGAGAAGCTGAGCTCCTTGCACCTCAGTGAGGAAGAGCTGGGTCTCTTCACTGCCGTTGTACTGGTCTCTGCAG ATCGTTCAGGAATCGAAAACGTCGGCTCAGTGGAGCAGCTTCAGGAGACTCTCATCCGAGTCCTGAGAGCTCTGGTAATGAAGAACTATCCCAATGAGGCATCGCGTTTCACCAAACTCCTCCTGAAACTGCCCGACCTCCGCACTTTGAACAACATGCACTCGGAGAAATTGCTGGCCTTTCGGATAGATCCCTGA
- the nr1d1 gene encoding nuclear receptor subfamily 1 group D member 1 isoform X2: protein MMGTPFPPQKIALALPGFFRRSIQQNIQYKKCLKNENCTIMRINRNRCQQCRFKKCLAVGMSRDAVRFGRIPKREKQRMLAEMQSAMNNMVNNQLNGELQNDIQPQQQNWQHQPPLAAPVHPPQQERSSPSLHPQQQHNPQQLYCPSTEASMEEVIYSISRAHKETFTYAHDKLKQTSTVCRHNSELMNHNANCCLNGYHVNGMNTIYHQENNIFHKTNNSGLKKMCYPSSFSNGHTNGHMSGHYQNQINGNKLHTRNSYSANDEIETGNGRTCPWKGANSVILACPMNIRPHVDGNRSVQQIWEDFSLSFTPAVKEVVEFAKLIPGFKDLSQHDQVILLKAGTFEVLMVRFASLFNMKEQTVTFISGTTYSIEELRGMRMGDLLNSMFDFSEKLSSLHLSEEELGLFTAVVLVSADRSGIENVGSVEQLQETLIRVLRALVMKNYPNEASRFTKLLLKLPDLRTLNNMHSEKLLAFRIDP from the exons ATGATGGGAACACCATTTCCACCACAAAAAATAGCTCTAGCATTACCA GGCTTCTTCAGGAGGAGTATTCAGCAGAACATCCAGTACAAGAAGTGCCTCAAGAATGAGAACTGCACTATCATGCGAATCAACAGGAACCGTTGCCAGCAGTGTCGCTTCAAGAAGTGTCTTGCTGTTGGCATGTCCAGGGATG CTGTGCGTTTTGGGCGCATTCCCAAGAGGGAGAAGCAACGGATGCTGGCGGAAATGCAGAGTGCCATGAATAATATGGTGAACAACCAGCTGAATGGGGAGCTACAGAATGATATCCAACCCCAGCAGCAGAACTGGCAACACCAGCCTCCACTGGCAGCTCCTGTCCACCCACCTCAGCAGGAGCGGTCATCCCCCAGTCTCCATCCCCAGCAACAACACAACCCACAGCAGTTATACTGTCCCAGCACTGAAGCCTCAATGGAAGAAGTCATCTATTCTATTTCCAGGGCACATAAGGAGACCTTCACTTATGCCCATGACAAGTTAAAGCAGACAAGCACTGTCTGCCGACACAACAGTGAACTGATGAACCACAATGCCAATTGCTGCCTGAATGGGTACCACGTCAATGGGATGAACACCATCTATCATCAGGAGAACAACATTTTCCATAAAACTAATAACAGTGGACTGAAGAAGATGTGCTACCCATCTTCTTTCTCAAATGGTCACACTAATGGACACATGAGTGGACATTACCAAAACCAGATCAACGGAAACAAATTACACACTAGAAACTCGTATAGTGCCAATGACGAGATAGAGACTGGCAATGGGAGGACCTGCCCATGGAAAGGAGCAAACAGTGTTATCCTG GCCTGCCCGATGAACATTCGGCCACATGTAGATGGCAATCGGTCAGTGCAACAGATCTGGGAGGACTTTTCCTTGAGTTTCACACCAGCTGTCAAAGAAGTGGTCGAGTTTGCAAAACTTATTCCGGGTTTCAAGGACCTGTCCCAGCACGACCAGGTCATTCTGCTGAAAGCCGGCACTTTCGAG GTTCTGATGGTGAGATTTGCATCACTCTTTAACATGAAGGAACAGACTGTCACTTTTATCAGTGGAACCACCTACTCCATCGAAGAACTGCGGGGCATGAGGATGGGAGACCTGCTCAACTCTATGTTTGACTTCAGCGAGAAGCTGAGCTCCTTGCACCTCAGTGAGGAAGAGCTGGGTCTCTTCACTGCCGTTGTACTGGTCTCTGCAG ATCGTTCAGGAATCGAAAACGTCGGCTCAGTGGAGCAGCTTCAGGAGACTCTCATCCGAGTCCTGAGAGCTCTGGTAATGAAGAACTATCCCAATGAGGCATCGCGTTTCACCAAACTCCTCCTGAAACTGCCCGACCTCCGCACTTTGAACAACATGCACTCGGAGAAATTGCTGGCCTTTCGGATAGATCCCTGA